From Synoicihabitans lomoniglobus, the proteins below share one genomic window:
- a CDS encoding B12-binding domain-containing radical SAM protein, giving the protein MKTLLLYPEFPNTFWSFKHALKFILKRASLPPLGLVTIAAMLPSSWQLRLVDLNVRRLRDQDLAWADAVCISAMIVQRPSVQALLARCRAAGKLIIAGGPLFTSAHADFPEVDHFILNEAEITLPEFLRDFANDTAKRVYATSRFADIATTPAPRWDLLELSHYGSMAVQYSRGCPFDCEFCDVTAKFGHRPRIKTPAQITTELDDLHDAGWRGQVFFVDDNLIGNKRSLARDLLPALITWQENHGRRTPFYTEASINLADDPRLMNQMVEAGFDSVFIGIETPNELALAECNKRQNQQRDLAADVHRIQRAGLQVQGGFIVGFDSDTPNIFHRQVEFIQRSGIVTAMVGLLNALPGTRLHDRLNQEGRLLGNSSGDNVDGTMNFRPTMPVEKLQAGYQWILEGIYSPKPYYQRVRTFLREYQLPRVRSPRSWRNGIGLAQATVRLGVLGRERWQYWRLLTWTLFHRPAMMQLAITLAIHGQHFRRCCDRMKAAA; this is encoded by the coding sequence ATGAAGACCCTGCTGCTTTACCCGGAATTTCCCAACACGTTTTGGAGCTTCAAACACGCGTTGAAGTTCATCCTGAAGCGGGCGTCCCTGCCGCCTTTGGGCCTGGTCACCATCGCCGCCATGCTGCCCAGTTCGTGGCAACTGCGCTTGGTCGATCTCAACGTGCGCCGGCTGCGCGACCAGGATCTCGCCTGGGCCGACGCAGTGTGCATCAGCGCGATGATCGTCCAGCGGCCATCGGTGCAGGCTCTGCTCGCCCGTTGCCGGGCGGCCGGCAAACTCATCATCGCCGGAGGGCCGCTCTTCACCAGCGCCCACGCAGACTTTCCCGAGGTCGATCATTTCATCCTCAACGAAGCCGAGATCACCTTGCCGGAATTCCTGCGCGACTTCGCGAACGACACGGCGAAACGGGTCTATGCCACCTCGCGGTTTGCGGATATCGCCACCACCCCGGCGCCGCGTTGGGACCTGTTGGAACTGAGCCACTACGGTTCCATGGCGGTGCAGTATTCGCGGGGCTGTCCCTTCGACTGCGAGTTCTGCGACGTGACCGCGAAATTCGGCCATCGGCCGCGCATCAAGACCCCCGCTCAAATCACGACCGAACTCGACGACCTGCATGACGCCGGCTGGCGCGGGCAGGTCTTCTTCGTCGACGACAACCTCATCGGCAACAAGCGCTCCCTGGCTCGGGACTTGTTACCCGCCCTCATCACCTGGCAGGAAAACCACGGCCGCCGCACGCCCTTCTACACCGAGGCGTCGATCAACCTGGCAGACGATCCGCGGCTGATGAATCAGATGGTGGAGGCGGGGTTTGACTCCGTCTTCATCGGCATCGAAACCCCGAATGAGTTGGCGCTGGCCGAGTGCAACAAGCGACAAAACCAGCAGCGCGATCTCGCCGCCGACGTGCACCGCATCCAGCGAGCGGGCCTGCAGGTTCAGGGCGGTTTCATCGTCGGCTTCGACAGCGACACCCCGAACATCTTTCACCGCCAGGTGGAGTTCATTCAACGCAGCGGCATCGTCACCGCCATGGTCGGTCTGCTCAACGCCCTGCCGGGCACGCGTCTGCACGACCGTCTGAACCAGGAGGGGCGTTTGTTGGGGAACAGCAGTGGCGACAACGTGGATGGCACCATGAACTTCCGGCCCACCATGCCGGTGGAAAAACTGCAGGCCGGCTACCAGTGGATTCTCGAAGGCATTTACTCACCGAAGCCCTACTACCAACGGGTGCGCACCTTCCTGCGGGAATACCAACTGCCCCGCGTGCGCTCACCCCGCAGTTGGCGCAACGGCATCGGCCTGGCGCAGGCAACCGTGCGCCTGGGCGTGCTCGGGCGGGAACGCTGGCAGTATTGGCGGCTGCTTACGTGGACGCTGTTTCACCGTCCGGCCATGATGCAACTGGCCATCACGCTCGCGATCCACGGCCAACATTTCCGCCGCTGCTGCGACCGCATGAAGGCGGCTGCTTGA
- a CDS encoding Gfo/Idh/MocA family oxidoreductase codes for MPHPTRRDFLRSGAIVSSLLWTGCQTRPNASPSVATLAPSGRVRLALVGIGNRGKDLIQAFNDTGFTSFVTAADVDLGGAHCVEPKQMLGDIPYYADFREMLAEQGDHIDAVVIATPDFSHFPVAMAAMAAGKHVYVEKPLAHTFEEVDLLIEQAARTGVVTQMGNQGHSGPNYFQFKAWSEAGVIKDITRIDAYMNSPRRWHGWTVDGFDHGPAAPASIDWDLWHVGRPMHPFSERLHPGNWRSWFEYGDGAFGDWAPHILDTAHRFLDLGLPATIEAVKRDGPNDYIFPQATTIRFGFPTRGAHPACDVFWYDGVDNQPALPPEETVGAESQRNGKYLYAADGTVFRGGTHSATLRIIPAAKMREMAPTLPRFPQKNSDHFANFALACLGQEEARSPFSVSGPLSQVFILGCIAQRLGGTLKFDREQRRFVDHPIANALLSGPPPRKGWEACYRI; via the coding sequence ATGCCCCACCCCACTCGACGTGATTTCCTGCGCTCCGGTGCGATCGTTTCCTCTTTGCTTTGGACCGGTTGCCAAACCCGCCCCAACGCGTCGCCTTCCGTCGCGACGCTTGCTCCATCCGGCCGGGTCCGTCTCGCCCTCGTGGGCATCGGCAATCGCGGCAAGGACCTCATCCAGGCCTTCAACGACACCGGGTTCACGAGTTTCGTAACGGCGGCCGACGTCGATCTCGGCGGCGCGCACTGCGTGGAGCCCAAACAGATGCTGGGCGACATCCCGTATTACGCCGACTTCCGGGAAATGTTGGCCGAGCAGGGCGACCACATCGACGCGGTCGTCATCGCCACGCCCGACTTTTCGCACTTCCCCGTCGCCATGGCGGCGATGGCCGCGGGCAAGCACGTCTACGTCGAGAAGCCGCTTGCCCACACTTTCGAAGAAGTCGATTTGCTCATCGAGCAGGCCGCGCGCACCGGCGTGGTCACGCAGATGGGCAACCAAGGCCATTCCGGTCCCAATTATTTCCAGTTCAAAGCCTGGTCCGAGGCCGGTGTCATCAAAGACATCACCCGTATCGACGCCTACATGAACTCACCGCGGCGTTGGCACGGCTGGACGGTCGACGGGTTCGATCACGGCCCAGCCGCCCCCGCCTCGATCGATTGGGATCTGTGGCACGTCGGTCGGCCCATGCATCCCTTCAGCGAGCGCCTGCACCCCGGCAATTGGCGCAGTTGGTTTGAGTATGGTGACGGGGCGTTCGGTGACTGGGCTCCCCACATTCTGGATACGGCGCACCGCTTCCTCGACCTCGGCCTGCCCGCGACGATCGAAGCCGTGAAACGCGACGGGCCCAACGACTACATCTTCCCGCAGGCCACCACCATCCGCTTTGGTTTCCCCACCCGCGGCGCGCACCCGGCTTGCGATGTCTTTTGGTATGACGGCGTGGACAACCAACCGGCTCTCCCGCCTGAGGAGACCGTGGGCGCGGAAAGTCAGCGCAATGGCAAATACCTTTATGCGGCGGACGGCACCGTTTTTCGCGGTGGCACGCACAGCGCTACGCTGCGCATCATTCCCGCCGCTAAAATGCGCGAGATGGCGCCGACGCTGCCTCGTTTCCCGCAGAAAAACAGCGACCACTTCGCCAACTTCGCGCTCGCTTGCCTGGGTCAAGAGGAGGCGCGGTCACCGTTCTCGGTCTCGGGTCCGTTGTCGCAGGTGTTTATCCTCGGCTGCATCGCCCAGCGTCTCGGCGGCACCTTGAAGTTCGACCGCGAGCAACGCCGCTTCGTCGACCACCCGATCGCCAACGCCTTGCTCAGCGGTCCGCCCCCGCGCAAGGGTTGGGAAGCGTGCTACCGGATTTGA
- the galB gene encoding beta-galactosidase GalB, whose product MIRSTFALTCLVFATTSALSAAPRERISLNDDWRFFKYANAAEADALIYDVRPDDSDAVDTRPADAKPTEAVDVVAGQLVLKPWILPSGNAFIADPARRHVRPEGDPGADFPFVQDDFNDAAWEPVTLPHDWAIKGPFYEGYPTPVGGGMGRLPSPGVAWYRRDLDIPASDAGRTLTLEVDGAMSYAMVWLNGHLVGGWPFGYTSFHLDLTPYVNFGGPNQLSIRLDNPPNSSRWYPGGGLYRSVWLTKTNPVQVGQWGTFITTRDVSAEAATVDIAINLTNRADTDASVRTTTEIYALDAAGERVGSAVAAFAPREATVVAGSDQRIASTVTLAQPRLWGPYPSQTPHLYVAVTTLHQGGDMVDVYETRFGIRDLLFDPVKGLFVNGEHITFQGVNQHHDLGALGAAFNVRAAERQLEILRELGCNAIRLAHNPPAPELLELTDRMGFLVINESFDAWERKKPPLDFHLIFPEWGEQDMRALVRRDRNSPSVIMWSVGNEVGEQYTDEAGATVGQRMHDITKAEDPTRPTAASMNYAKPHMPLPTVFDTVTLNYQGEGIRNAPAYAHLKGINTPPLYPAFHEAFPDKMIISSENAAAVSSRGEYLFPVTPGISAPVEGGKGGDPVAQHVSAYELYTAPFGSSADKVLGSLARHPYVAGGFVWSGWDYLGEPTPYYGARSSYFGVIDLAGFPKDRFYLYQAAWRPDLPMVHVLPHWNWPDRVGEVTPVHVFTTGDEAELFLNGKSLGRKTKGEYDYRLRWDDVIYAPGEIKVVAYQAGAKWAEHIVKTTGPAAALKAEPDRATITADGQDLSFVTVRVLDADGEFIRNAKPKLKFSISGPGEIVATDNGDPTDLTAFPSLQRQAFNGLALAIVRGKPGEPGEITVTVTAEGEDIAAGRAAITTR is encoded by the coding sequence ATGATCCGCTCCACCTTTGCCCTGACTTGTCTCGTCTTCGCCACCACGTCCGCGCTTTCCGCGGCGCCGCGCGAACGCATTTCTCTCAACGACGATTGGCGTTTCTTCAAATACGCCAACGCGGCCGAAGCCGATGCTCTGATCTACGATGTGCGCCCCGACGATTCCGATGCGGTCGACACGCGTCCGGCCGACGCCAAGCCGACGGAGGCCGTGGATGTCGTGGCCGGGCAGCTCGTGCTCAAACCGTGGATACTGCCCTCCGGCAACGCCTTCATTGCGGACCCGGCCCGGCGTCACGTGCGGCCCGAGGGTGATCCGGGGGCGGACTTTCCGTTTGTGCAGGACGACTTCAATGATGCGGCGTGGGAGCCCGTGACGTTGCCGCACGACTGGGCCATCAAGGGGCCGTTTTACGAGGGTTACCCGACTCCTGTCGGCGGTGGCATGGGCCGCCTGCCGAGCCCCGGCGTGGCGTGGTATCGGCGCGATCTCGACATCCCGGCGAGTGACGCGGGCCGCACGCTCACGCTCGAAGTCGATGGCGCGATGTCCTACGCCATGGTGTGGCTCAATGGCCATCTCGTCGGAGGTTGGCCGTTTGGTTACACATCGTTCCATCTGGACCTCACGCCTTACGTGAATTTCGGCGGCCCCAACCAACTCTCCATCCGCCTCGACAACCCGCCCAACTCATCTCGCTGGTATCCGGGCGGCGGTCTTTATCGCAGTGTTTGGCTGACCAAAACCAACCCGGTGCAGGTCGGTCAATGGGGCACCTTCATCACGACGCGCGATGTTTCGGCGGAAGCTGCGACCGTCGATATCGCCATCAATCTCACCAACCGCGCCGATACCGACGCGTCGGTTCGCACCACGACGGAAATCTACGCGCTCGATGCGGCCGGGGAGCGCGTCGGCAGTGCCGTCGCCGCGTTCGCCCCGCGCGAGGCCACGGTGGTCGCGGGCAGCGACCAACGCATCGCGAGCACCGTGACGCTCGCGCAACCGCGTCTGTGGGGACCGTATCCGAGCCAGACGCCTCATCTCTACGTGGCGGTGACGACGCTGCATCAAGGCGGCGACATGGTGGATGTTTACGAAACGCGTTTCGGCATCCGCGATCTGCTTTTCGATCCCGTCAAAGGGCTGTTCGTGAATGGCGAGCACATCACGTTTCAAGGGGTGAACCAGCACCACGATCTGGGGGCGTTGGGCGCGGCCTTCAACGTGCGCGCGGCCGAGCGTCAGCTCGAGATCCTGCGTGAGCTCGGCTGCAATGCCATTCGCCTGGCGCACAACCCGCCCGCGCCGGAGTTGCTCGAACTCACTGATCGCATGGGCTTCCTCGTCATCAACGAGAGTTTCGATGCGTGGGAGCGCAAAAAGCCGCCGCTCGATTTTCACCTCATTTTTCCCGAGTGGGGCGAGCAGGACATGCGCGCCCTCGTGCGCCGCGATCGCAACAGCCCGTCCGTGATCATGTGGAGCGTGGGCAACGAGGTCGGCGAACAATACACCGACGAAGCCGGCGCGACCGTGGGTCAGCGCATGCACGACATCACCAAGGCCGAAGATCCGACGCGCCCGACCGCCGCATCAATGAACTACGCGAAGCCGCACATGCCGCTGCCGACGGTGTTCGACACGGTCACGCTCAATTACCAAGGCGAGGGTATCCGCAACGCGCCCGCCTACGCGCACTTGAAAGGCATCAACACGCCGCCGCTTTACCCGGCCTTTCACGAAGCGTTTCCGGACAAGATGATCATCAGCAGCGAAAACGCCGCCGCCGTGAGCAGTCGCGGTGAATACCTGTTTCCGGTCACGCCGGGCATCAGCGCGCCGGTCGAGGGCGGCAAGGGCGGGGACCCGGTCGCGCAGCACGTGAGCGCCTACGAACTCTACACCGCGCCCTTCGGCTCGTCGGCCGACAAGGTGCTCGGTTCGCTGGCGCGCCACCCCTACGTCGCGGGTGGTTTTGTGTGGAGCGGTTGGGATTACCTCGGTGAACCGACGCCTTACTACGGCGCCCGCAGTTCCTACTTTGGGGTGATCGACCTCGCGGGTTTTCCCAAGGACCGCTTCTACCTCTATCAAGCCGCGTGGCGGCCTGACCTGCCGATGGTGCACGTCCTGCCGCACTGGAATTGGCCGGACCGCGTGGGCGAGGTCACGCCGGTGCATGTGTTCACCACGGGCGACGAGGCGGAGCTTTTCCTCAACGGCAAATCGCTGGGCCGGAAAACCAAAGGCGAGTATGACTACCGCCTGCGGTGGGACGACGTCATCTATGCCCCGGGCGAGATCAAAGTCGTCGCCTACCAAGCCGGAGCCAAATGGGCCGAGCACATTGTCAAGACGACCGGCCCCGCCGCCGCACTCAAGGCCGAGCCCGACCGCGCCACCATCACGGCCGACGGTCAGGATCTGAGCTTCGTGACCGTGCGAGTGCTCGATGCCGACGGTGAATTCATCCGCAACGCCAAGCCGAAGCTGAAATTCTCCATCAGCGGCCCGGGCGAAATCGTCGCGACCGACAACGGCGACCCGACCGACCTGACCGCCTTCCCCTCACTCCAACGTCAAGCCTTCAACGGCCTCGCCCTGGCCATCGTGCGCGGCAAACCCGGTGAACCGGGCGAGATTACCGTGACGGTGACCGCGGAGGGTGAAGACATTGCCGCCGGCCGTGCCGCGATCACGACACGATGA
- a CDS encoding aldo/keto reductase → MEKRRLGRSGIVVTDLCFGTMMIGSRNTEAEGHALLDRAYEAGITFYDTAEVYPVPPKAEYVNTCEEMVGRWLKAKPRDSIILATKIAGPAHGWFVPPVRNGNAAMDRHQIRRAIEGSLKRLQTDYVDLYQTHWPDHDFGYEETLAALTELKDEGLVRVIGSSNESAWGTMKADATAKEHGLARYESIQNNFSIINRRFEDALADICRREQISCLPYSPLGAGVCSGKYNDGALPEGARFTGYLTGDGERQKKMAERFVNERSLNSVAALRELAQEAGLNLVAMCLAWSKQHDFVASTIFGATTMEQLEENLGASDLVLSADVLAKIDEISKQYPYPLG, encoded by the coding sequence ATGGAAAAACGGCGACTTGGACGGAGTGGGATCGTGGTGACGGATTTGTGCTTCGGCACGATGATGATTGGGTCGCGCAATACGGAGGCCGAGGGCCATGCCTTGCTTGATCGCGCTTACGAGGCGGGCATCACGTTTTACGACACGGCCGAGGTTTATCCCGTGCCACCGAAAGCGGAATACGTGAACACCTGCGAGGAGATGGTCGGCCGTTGGCTCAAAGCCAAACCACGCGACAGCATCATCCTCGCGACCAAGATCGCTGGCCCCGCCCACGGCTGGTTTGTGCCGCCCGTGCGGAACGGTAACGCCGCCATGGATCGTCACCAGATCCGCCGCGCCATCGAGGGCAGCCTGAAGCGGCTCCAGACCGACTACGTCGATCTCTACCAAACCCACTGGCCCGACCACGATTTCGGCTACGAGGAAACCCTCGCCGCTCTCACAGAGCTCAAGGACGAGGGCCTCGTGCGCGTGATCGGTTCCAGCAACGAATCCGCGTGGGGCACGATGAAAGCCGACGCCACCGCCAAGGAACACGGCCTCGCCCGCTACGAATCGATCCAGAATAATTTCTCGATCATCAACCGCCGCTTTGAAGACGCGCTGGCCGACATCTGCCGCCGCGAGCAAATCAGTTGCCTGCCCTACTCGCCCCTCGGCGCCGGCGTGTGCTCCGGCAAATACAACGACGGCGCGCTGCCCGAAGGAGCCCGCTTCACCGGTTACCTCACCGGAGACGGCGAACGCCAAAAGAAGATGGCCGAACGTTTCGTCAACGAACGCAGCCTCAACTCGGTCGCCGCGCTGCGCGAACTGGCCCAAGAAGCCGGACTGAATCTCGTCGCCATGTGCCTCGCGTGGAGCAAGCAGCACGACTTCGTCGCCTCGACGATCTTCGGGGCGACCACGATGGAACAACTCGAGGAAAACCTCGGCGCGTCCGACCTCGTGCTCAGTGCCGACGTATTGGCCAAGATCGACGAGATTTCAAAACAGTATCCGTATCCGCTGGGTTGA
- a CDS encoding DUF1223 domain-containing protein yields MRPFLFLREVTFAVAVMSATVAPAQMFRSGPSAVPLVELFTSEGCSSCPPAEHWLGELRHDQGLWRDFVPVAWHVNYWDRLGWPDKFAAPAYTDRQYAYAQSWRSGRVYTPGFVRAGQEWTPREHGLSRSDDDDAPVGVLTAEVADGKVTVRFEIGNERTNLVAHVALLGGGIASDVRRGENRGKQLEHEFLVLGWRSTPLRPGGEAHLTLPASAEDVAPVRQAVAIWISRQGDPGPLQATGGWLDK; encoded by the coding sequence ATGAGGCCGTTTTTGTTTTTACGGGAAGTCACGTTCGCGGTGGCGGTCATGTCGGCCACGGTCGCACCGGCTCAGATGTTTCGCAGTGGTCCGTCGGCCGTCCCGCTGGTGGAACTCTTCACCAGCGAGGGTTGCTCGAGTTGTCCGCCGGCCGAGCATTGGCTGGGCGAGTTGCGTCACGATCAAGGCCTCTGGCGCGACTTCGTGCCGGTCGCGTGGCACGTCAATTACTGGGACCGTCTGGGCTGGCCCGATAAATTTGCGGCGCCGGCGTATACAGATCGTCAATACGCTTACGCCCAGTCGTGGCGGAGTGGTCGGGTCTACACGCCGGGTTTCGTGCGGGCAGGCCAGGAATGGACGCCACGCGAGCACGGGTTGTCCCGGTCCGATGACGACGACGCTCCCGTCGGTGTGCTCACGGCCGAAGTGGCCGACGGCAAAGTCACGGTGCGATTCGAGATTGGAAATGAGCGAACAAACCTCGTCGCCCACGTCGCGCTGCTCGGGGGTGGTATCGCCAGCGACGTCCGCCGGGGTGAGAACCGCGGCAAACAGCTGGAGCATGAGTTTTTGGTGTTGGGGTGGCGTTCCACGCCGTTGCGCCCAGGCGGTGAAGCTCACCTCACCCTACCGGCCAGCGCCGAAGACGTCGCGCCCGTCCGACAAGCGGTGGCGATATGGATCAGCCGCCAGGGCGATCCGGGACCCTTGCAGGCGACGGGTGGCTGGTTGGATAAGTAG
- a CDS encoding glycoside hydrolase family 113, giving the protein MRHGFCLIVATLLLASRITAQEAERDEPIRGVVISCQTWGREWGTDEMVEAMREIKALGANWVQIHPYGSVTREGAVSFGRLPETSANAPVWLARPIAEAHRLGLKVCITPHLAPWRAGWGWRGDVRFETRAQWDRFFADYREWITRLARLCRDADGFTVGSELDRTIPGHEREWRDIIAAVRAETAAPLTYAANWPDYRRVPFWDALDVIGLSAYFPLVDHDRPPTAAEIDATWRRIRGDVLTYAARQQKRVVFMELGYDTGLNAAREPWRDGDGQPGGGMVQALCLDRALAAMEVPDDLIGAFLWKWFPGNSRGENFLVSDPHMREVVARHWRAQPE; this is encoded by the coding sequence ATGCGTCACGGTTTTTGCCTCATTGTTGCCACGTTGCTCCTGGCCTCACGGATCACGGCGCAGGAGGCAGAGCGCGATGAGCCGATTCGTGGCGTGGTCATTTCCTGCCAGACGTGGGGCCGCGAATGGGGCACCGACGAAATGGTCGAGGCTATGCGGGAGATCAAGGCCCTCGGCGCCAACTGGGTGCAGATTCACCCCTACGGGAGTGTCACACGGGAGGGCGCCGTCTCGTTCGGACGGCTGCCGGAAACCAGTGCAAACGCTCCGGTGTGGCTGGCGCGGCCGATCGCCGAAGCCCACCGGCTCGGGCTCAAAGTCTGCATCACGCCTCACCTCGCTCCGTGGCGCGCCGGTTGGGGTTGGCGGGGAGACGTGCGGTTCGAAACCAGGGCGCAATGGGACCGCTTTTTTGCCGACTACCGCGAGTGGATCACGCGCCTCGCGCGACTTTGCCGCGACGCCGACGGATTCACGGTCGGCTCTGAGCTCGACCGGACCATCCCCGGTCACGAGCGCGAATGGCGCGACATCATCGCGGCCGTCCGCGCCGAAACCGCGGCCCCGCTCACTTACGCCGCCAATTGGCCCGACTATCGCCGGGTGCCGTTTTGGGATGCTTTGGACGTCATCGGGTTGTCCGCCTACTTCCCGCTCGTGGACCACGACCGCCCGCCCACTGCGGCCGAGATCGATGCCACGTGGCGACGCATTCGCGGCGACGTGTTGACCTATGCCGCCCGCCAGCAAAAGCGCGTGGTGTTCATGGAACTCGGATACGACACCGGCCTCAACGCCGCCCGCGAACCCTGGCGCGATGGCGACGGACAGCCGGGCGGTGGCATGGTGCAGGCCCTGTGTCTCGACCGCGCCCTCGCCGCGATGGAAGTGCCCGACGACCTCATCGGCGCGTTTTTGTGGAAGTGGTTTCCCGGAAACTCGCGCGGCGAAAACTTTCTCGTGAGCGACCCCCACATGCGCGAAGTCGTCGCCCGGCATTGGCGCGCCCAACCGGAGTAA
- a CDS encoding 5'-methylthioadenosine/S-adenosylhomocysteine nucleosidase, with product MIRRWYTCFLLLTSLAAFATAEPLYAVLGAYRPEMEALQAEFEVDADHGWTSEEIKGITFWRGTADGKDIILFRTGVSIVNAAYRLQLALDRFPITHVLFSGVAGGTDPALDVGDVVIPEQWAFHDEAAYLNEDPDKPGAYLVPDYLNPKIENFDMIFPDSIRATRGDGLGAREMPFFPCDPELLDVARRVVPTLPPMTKGGRTVDISVGGNGVAGTVFLDNARYREWIFKIWQARCLDMESTALAQVAWANEIPILIVRGLSDLAGGQHGKNPIDDNELRVSEIAAKATRAIIAAHAK from the coding sequence ATGATTCGTCGTTGGTATACCTGCTTTCTCCTCCTCACCTCCCTTGCCGCCTTCGCCACCGCCGAGCCGCTCTACGCCGTGTTGGGTGCTTACCGGCCCGAAATGGAGGCCCTGCAAGCTGAGTTCGAAGTCGACGCCGACCACGGTTGGACCAGCGAAGAAATCAAGGGCATCACGTTTTGGCGCGGCACCGCCGACGGCAAAGACATCATCCTTTTCCGCACCGGCGTGAGCATCGTCAACGCGGCCTATCGCCTGCAACTTGCCCTCGACCGGTTCCCCATCACCCACGTGCTTTTCAGCGGCGTGGCGGGCGGCACCGATCCGGCGCTCGACGTCGGCGACGTCGTCATTCCCGAGCAATGGGCGTTCCACGATGAAGCCGCCTACCTCAACGAAGACCCCGACAAACCCGGAGCCTATCTCGTGCCCGACTATCTCAACCCCAAGATTGAGAACTTCGACATGATCTTCCCCGACAGCATCCGCGCCACGCGAGGCGACGGACTCGGCGCCCGCGAAATGCCCTTCTTTCCCTGCGACCCCGAGCTGCTCGACGTCGCCCGGCGCGTCGTGCCCACGCTCCCGCCCATGACCAAGGGAGGTCGCACCGTGGACATCTCCGTCGGCGGCAACGGCGTGGCCGGCACGGTGTTTTTGGACAACGCTCGTTACCGTGAATGGATCTTCAAAATCTGGCAGGCGCGCTGCCTCGACATGGAATCCACCGCCCTCGCTCAAGTGGCCTGGGCCAACGAAATCCCCATCCTCATCGTGCGTGGCCTCAGCGACCTCGCCGGTGGCCAACACGGCAAAAACCCCATCGACGACAACGAACTCCGCGTCTCGGAAATCGCCGCCAAAGCCACCCGCGCCATCATCGCCGCGCACGCGAAATAG
- a CDS encoding NUDIX hydrolase, translated as MSRVCDAAMLHPWEITASRYIVNDRWLRLRADTCRRQDGLTIDPFYVLEKRDWVHVIPVLPDGRIVLVRQYRHGAGIMCLEFPGGVTEPDEDPLVGAQRELVEECGATGGTWSHVTTFYPNPARQSNQFHCYLARNVEETQAANLDPNEEIEVLRLTPTEIDAAIANGEFSQGNHIAAYLLARSQLVN; from the coding sequence ATGAGTAGGGTTTGCGATGCCGCCATGCTGCATCCGTGGGAAATCACCGCCTCGCGCTATATCGTGAACGATCGTTGGTTGCGATTGCGCGCCGATACGTGCCGCCGCCAAGACGGCTTGACGATCGATCCGTTTTACGTGCTGGAGAAACGCGACTGGGTGCACGTCATCCCGGTGTTGCCCGATGGCCGTATCGTGTTGGTGCGGCAGTATCGCCATGGCGCCGGGATCATGTGTCTGGAGTTTCCCGGTGGCGTGACCGAACCCGATGAGGATCCGCTCGTCGGCGCACAACGTGAACTCGTCGAGGAATGCGGTGCCACCGGCGGCACGTGGTCGCATGTCACAACATTTTATCCGAACCCGGCGCGCCAGAGTAACCAGTTCCACTGTTATCTCGCCCGCAACGTCGAAGAGACGCAGGCCGCCAACCTCGATCCCAACGAGGAGATCGAAGTGCTGCGGCTCACGCCGACCGAGATCGACGCCGCCATCGCCAACGGCGAATTTTCTCAGGGCAACCACATCGCTGCCTACCTGCTCGCGCGCTCTCAATTGGTGAATTAA
- a CDS encoding TerC family protein: protein MFAASMHMLPTWAWGAFLVFIIAMLALDLGVFHRKSHTIKLKEALTWCGVWFTLAMVFNAVVWHWLGAQHGKEWTAGYLVEIALSVDNVFVFIVIFGYFKVPAAYQHRVLFWGIIGAAVLRFVFILAGVSLLAQFHWLIYGFGAFLVFTGIKLALPHDDNFDPEKNIAVRLLRKVIPVGRDYEGKHFFTRIDGRRAVTPLFVVLLVIETTDVAFALDSIPAVLAITDVPFIVFTSNIFAILGLRSLYFALSGVMDLFRFLNIGLAVILTFIGAKMLLSGYHHISIELSLGVIGGVLAIAVGASLLFPASPKDKR from the coding sequence ATGTTCGCCGCTTCTATGCACATGCTGCCAACCTGGGCCTGGGGAGCCTTTCTCGTCTTCATCATCGCGATGCTCGCGCTCGACCTGGGGGTGTTTCACCGCAAGTCGCACACGATCAAGCTCAAGGAGGCGCTGACCTGGTGCGGCGTGTGGTTCACCCTCGCCATGGTGTTCAATGCGGTGGTGTGGCACTGGCTCGGGGCGCAGCACGGCAAGGAATGGACGGCGGGCTATCTCGTGGAAATCGCGCTCAGCGTGGACAACGTTTTCGTGTTCATCGTCATCTTCGGCTATTTCAAGGTGCCGGCGGCCTACCAGCACCGGGTGCTGTTCTGGGGCATTATCGGCGCTGCCGTGCTGCGGTTCGTATTCATCCTCGCGGGCGTGAGTCTGTTGGCGCAGTTCCACTGGCTCATCTACGGCTTCGGCGCGTTCTTGGTCTTCACCGGCATCAAGCTGGCATTGCCTCATGACGACAATTTTGACCCGGAGAAAAACATCGCTGTGCGTCTGCTGCGCAAGGTGATCCCGGTGGGTCGGGACTACGAGGGGAAACACTTCTTCACCCGTATCGACGGACGCCGCGCGGTGACACCGCTGTTCGTGGTGCTGCTGGTGATCGAGACGACGGATGTGGCGTTTGCGCTCGATTCGATCCCGGCCGTGCTGGCGATCACGGACGTGCCGTTCATCGTTTTCACGTCCAACATTTTTGCGATTCTCGGGCTGCGCTCGCTCTACTTCGCGCTGAGCGGCGTGATGGATTTGTTCCGGTTTCTCAACATCGGTCTGGCGGTCATCCTCACCTTCATCGGCGCTAAGATGCTCCTCTCAGGCTACCATCACATCTCGATCGAACTCTCACTCGGCGTCATCGGCGGCGTGCTGGCGATCGCCGTAGGGGCCTCGCTTCTGTTCCCCGCCTCCCCCAAGGATAAGCGGTAA